The Tripterygium wilfordii isolate XIE 37 chromosome 1, ASM1340144v1, whole genome shotgun sequence sequence CTGGTGACAACTTCAAGTTAGGAATCATAGGAGTAGAGGCAGGTTTACAACCAAGCATACCAGTATCTTGTAGAAGATCAAGAACATATTTTCTCTGGGATAGAGATATACCACGGCGAGAACGAGCAAcctcaataccaagaaaataccGGAGAGGACCCAAATCCTTAATGTCAAAGGATTTTCTGAGGTCTTCCTTTACCTGAACAATACCTGGGGAGTCGTTTCCAGTAATAAGgatgtcatcaacataaactGAGATGATAATACATTTGCCCTGAGATAGGCGACGAATGAAACATGTATGATCCGAGTGACATCGAACAAACCCCATAGTAAGCACAACTTCACTGAAGCGACCGAACCATGCCCGGGGAGATTGCTTAAGGCCATAAAGAGATTTCCGAAGAAGGTTCAGGTAACAGAAGCGGTCGTGGAGGCGGTGAGTGATCTAGAATGGGGAGAGAAGGCTCCACGATCGGTTCTAATTTGAGAGGACTACCTGAAAAAAAAGGAACAGTTTCCAAAAAAGTGACATCCAAGGAGTTATAAAAGCGACGAGAAACAGGATCATAACATCGATAGCCCTTGGACATAGAAGAATACCCGACAAAAATACAGCGAATGGCTTTATCATCAAGTTTAGTGCGGGAGGGACTGCGATTTTGAACAAAGCATGTACATCCAAACACACGAGGAAGAAGTGGAAACAAAGTAGTACCTGATTGAAGGACATGAAGGGGTGCCATGCCCTGAAGTGCACGACTCGGAGTACGGTTAATGAGGTATGTGGCAGTAAGAACAGCTAAGTGCCAGAAGGTTTTGGGAACATTCATTCCTCGAAGAAGACACCGAACGACCGACATGATGTGACGGTTCTTACGTTCCGctacaccattttgttcaggTGTGTAGGGGCACGTGAGTTGTTGAAGGATCCCATTTTGAGCAAGCTGAGTTCGAAATTCATTGGTGAGATATTCACCACCATTGTCAGATCGAATGGCACGGACAACAATATTGTACTGAGTTTTAACCATATGGAGAAAATTagtgaaatgagaaaagacttCAGATTTGTTCTTCATAAGATAAACCCAAGTACAACGAGTGTAGTCATCAATAAAAGTAACATAATAACGATATTGTGAAAAAGAAGTAGTGGGagaaggtccccaaacatcagaaTGAACAAGATCAAATGCTGCAGGAGAACGATGCATGCGAGGAATATAGGAAGTGCGAGTATGCTTGGACAATTCACAAACttcacaatgaaatttaaaatttgtgcaCGCTTTATTCAAAGGTGGAAAAAGCCAACATAGATATTGAAAGTTTGCATGGCCCAAACGAGCATGCCACAAATCTAAAGTAGAAAGTgaaaaaacagaggaagatAAAGTAGATGAATCTAAAACTGGTAGTGCGGAAGCTTGAAGACTAGAGAATGAGACATCAGATGATGTTGGCTCCCCAAAGTAGTAGAGGCCGTCATGCTCAAACCCCCTTCCAAAAATCTTCTTCGTAGTCAGGTCCAGTCATGTGGTTGTTAGCCCCGGAGTCCAAAATCCAAGTGGGATTGTCTGACTTACCATGGAAAGCAGTAGGAGTACCTGCAGCCAAGACAGCTGATGAACCAGACGATGATGAGGAGACAGCACCCAACTGTAACTGGAGCTGAGCAATCTGTGACTGGAGATGGCTCAAGTCTGGTGAAGGAGAATCATGATCAATCGCAGCAAGAGCACCAGTGCGATAAGCACCTCGATTACGGCCGCCACCTCGGCTACCTCCACGGCCACCACCTCGGGTACGAGTAAATTGTTGTTTTAACTCAGGGTGAAGTTCAAAACAACGATCAATAAAGTGGCCCAACTTATGACAGTGCTGGCAATAAGGGCGGTTACTGGAAGGGGCAGCAAACGCCATCTGATCAGGAACAATAGGAGGATCCATGGTCCGAGAAGAAGGCGGTGCAATACGACGCCTCCGCTCATCACCATCGACAGTGGCAAAGGCCTCATACAACGGAGGTAGAGGTGATGTGTTGAGGATTTGAGCACGAAGAGCCTCATACTCGGGTTTCAAACCCATCAAGAATTGATATGTATGACGACGATCAAGTCGCTTAGCCTCGACTGCAGCATCATTAGGGAAATCACTGAGAGGCTCGTACTGGGCGAGTTACTCCCAGCGAGTCTGGAGATACCCGAAGAAATCGGCTACTGAGAGTCCTAGGGCTGCCTGAGAAGCATGAGAAACTTCCTGATGAAGCTCAAATATCCGAGAGTCACATTGCGCATGAGCATACATATTATTCAGCGCAGTCCACAAGCCATAGACGGTGTCATTATACATGACCATATTATAAATCCGATCCTCCATGGAGTTGAACATCCATCCAAGAATAACACAGTTGTCAGCCTCCCACTCATCAAAAGTAGGATCAGAGGCATTCGGTCTTGGATTTTTGTCAAATAGCCATTTCGATTTCCGTTTTCCACCAAGATAAAGCCGGAGAGACCGAGCCCAAGCATGAAAATTCTTACCATTCAACAGAGCACTGGTGACCCTTTGAGCAGGGTGTGATGGATTGAGGGATAAATCGGGACGAGAGGTCTGAGGGATTGCCATGACTGGGCCCACATCTTTGTCCTTATCCAAAGCTGCCATGTGAAGATTGAAGCAAGCAGAACGTCGCTGGACAGAAACACGCGCACAGATAGACAGCAGCGGTGAACAGCACCGATGAACAGTACCGAGGAACTGTCTGAAAAGTGATGATGAACAGTTCCGATGACCAGTACCATGAATAGTGCCGTCAACAGTGAtgataaagaaaaccctaaggctccgataccaagaagAATATGAGAAATTGTATATTGTATATTCATATTGTGAAACTGcacattatatagttacattgagagCCCTAAATTAGGAAAAccgaatcaatcaaatcaacctaattctaggaaactaaatcaaagggaatatttacaacccataattacagGAAACGTAATATTcaacgtaatattctctcctAATTTCAACATGTCCCGTCATTTCATGAAACTTTCTTGCCATCAAGTGAACAGGTTCAGAAACTATCCTGCTAATGATTGTCTCCACAAAATCAGCCCCGCCAATAAGAAATTGCTCTTGTTCCTTCTGGCTACTTGTTCTATACAAGCTACCGCTATGCTTCTCTCTCACTGATCTCTTCTTTTCAAAACTATAGTTGGAGCCAATTTCATGAAATCCAACACTGTGCGAAGGGGATTTAGCATTGTCCTGATACTTAGGTTGTCCTCCCGACAACTGTTTACTAAAACTTAACTGCCTCTCTAGTCCATTGGGCAGCTTAGAGCTTCCCTGCCCAGGCTGACCATTTGAAATACCGTCTAATGTTTGAGATTGTTGATGAGAGCCATTACCGTTCATCAATATTCTTTGATACAAAGGAACTTCTTTAGACCTCGAATCATTCTGAGATGGTACCTGCCAAGCACCTTGGGATAGTTGATCAATTCCCTGAAATATGGGGCGGCTATGAACTGATTGTTCATAGTAGTCCAATGAACTCTGAGTCAACGAACAGCTTGGGTTGTGATAAAATGACTGAGAACCTGAAAAGGACAGTGATGCAGTGAACCCATCAGAATTTGTACAAAATGTGTTGGTTAAGGACTGAACACTCCTCGCATGACTAGGGGAACTGGGAGCCACATTTGTACCACTGGAAGCGCCAATAGGTAATAAAACATTTGGCAAGCTAAGAGAAAGTTCAAGTGGCTCAAGTGTTAACTTGTCATCTTTCTGCTTAACATCCATTGCTGAGTGAGCTTTCTCAGATCTTCGAGCAGGTGAGCTAGAAAACAATTCAAATCCCCTTGTACTAGCCCCTTGCATGTCATCATCCCCGCAACGTACAACATCTCTTGATTCTTTTGCTATCCATACATTGTCTTCCACATAATCAACAACACGAGAAGGTGTGACAGCCACTCTTTTGCCTTTGTATTTGGCATGCTGCTCAGAACCTTCTGATGCAATATTGGTATTCACTTCAAGCTCTGTAGCAATACCAAGCTCTGTAGCATTTCCCtcatttgaatttgatatttcAACATCCTCCACCTCTACGTGAAGATCAATTCCCTTGTCTTGCTTACTTTCCACCTCCAAATCAAATGATTTATCGGCAAATGTATCCTTTCTTGTTTCTTCCAGATAATCACTACGCTTCTTTAAATTCTCTTCCTCCTTACATTCATTAATCTCCTTTAAACTATCTTCCACCTCCTCTTGTTCTTTAGCATCAGCGGTTGCAATTCCAATTTCATCACGACCACTGTCCGACGCATCATGTAAGTTCTTCTCAAACTCATTTACCTCATTACAATCATCCGCCATGTCTTTCATCTTGAAAGCATctccttcctttgtctcttCCTCTACGCCTTCCACAATTTTATTAGTCTCCTCAACCCTTAGTTCACTCTGAACATCCTCAGCCTCACTAGGATCAGCACCCAACCCATCATCCTTTCTTACTTTGATCTCATTGTCATTTTCATCATCAGTACGAACATGTAAAGATGATTTGGGTTCTGGTTCGAGTTCCCCTTCTTCCATCTCACTACTACTCCCACTGTCACCCTTCCACTCTACTTCAGTCTTCTTCACTTCCACACTCCTAGACTGCTCACGCCCTGAATCCTTTGACCATGTCGGCGACCTCTCCTTTACCCTCTCCCTCTCATTTCCCTTCCCCTCCATTTCCCTTCCCCTCCCAGACCCCCCGGCCTTCGATTGCTCACTCCCTGAATCCCTCGACCAGCTTGGCGGCGACCTCACACCACTACTTCCTCCTCCCCTCTCTTCCAACTCCTTACTACCTGCACTGAATTCTTTACTATCAAAACCTCTACCACCACAACCAAATCTTCGCCATGAGGAGACGCTTCCTTCTCGCCTTGAACGATCCCTCTCGGATCTAAACCCCTTAGGGAACTCCCTTCTAGGGACAGAGAAACTCTTTGAGCGGTGAACTACCCAATCTCCACCACCTCCACTATACCCATCTCTACTGCTACTGCTGTATCTATCAAACCCTTTTCTACGATCAAAGCCATCAAAATCATGATCAGATCGCTTGCGTATAGGACGATGATCATCATCCCCACTGCGATCGTACCTGCCTGAGGATTCCAATGAAAACATCAGATTCTTCCGTGCATTATCAGATTTATAGTAGAAGCTCCGATGTGAAGACGAGGACCCATTCAAATTCGACTTTTTGGAGGCGAGCTTCTCATTATCCGAATCAAGATCGTCACTCGATCTCAatctcttcatcttcatcttatGACTAATAATTACACAACAAATGCTCCAATCTTGTAAACAACGACAGCAACAACAAATTACAGCTCAACAAACGAGAATGAACTT is a genomic window containing:
- the LOC120003749 gene encoding protein OBERON 4-like; translation: MKMKRLRSSDDLDSDNEKLASKKSNLNGSSSSHRSFYYKSDNARKNLMFSLESSGRYDRSGDDDHRPIRKRSDHDFDGFDRRKGFDRYSSSSRDGYSGGGGDWVVHRSKSFSVPRREFPKGFRSERDRSRREGSVSSWRRFGCGGRGFDSKEFSAGSKELEERGGGSSGVRSPPSWSRDSGSEQSKAGGSGRGREMEGKGNERERVKERSPTWSKDSGREQSRSVEVKKTEVEWKGDSGSSSEMEEGELEPEPKSSLHVRTDDENDNEIKVRKDDGLGADPSEAEDVQSELRVEETNKIVEGVEEETKEGDAFKMKDMADDCNEVNEFEKNLHDASDSGRDEIGIATADAKEQEEVEDSLKEINECKEEENLKKRSDYLEETRKDTFADKSFDLEVESKQDKGIDLHVEVEDVEISNSNEGNATELGIATELEVNTNIASEGSEQHAKYKGKRVAVTPSRVVDYVEDNVWIAKESRDVVRCGDDDMQGASTRGFELFSSSPARRSEKAHSAMDVKQKDDKLTLEPLELSLSLPNVLLPIGASSGTNVAPSSPSHARSVQSLTNTFCTNSDGFTASLSFSGSQSFYHNPSCSLTQSSLDYYEQSVHSRPIFQGIDQLSQGAWQVPSQNDSRSKEVPLYQRILMNGNGSHQQSQTLDGISNGQPGQGSSKLPNGLERQLSFSKQLSGGQPKYQDNAKSPSHSVGFHEIGSNYSFEKKRSVREKHSGSLYRTSSQKEQEQFLIGGADFVETIISRIVSEPVHLMARKFHEMTGQTVSCLKESIREIMFCAEKLEQLDAVQNALQNRSDLTLDMLLKSHRAQLEILVALKTGLPEYLQLDSGVSSSDIAEIFLDLKCKNQSCQNPLPVDECDCKVCVKKNGFCSACMCLVCSKFDMASNTCSWVGCDVCLHWCHADCALRESFIRNGRSATGAQGTTEMQFHCVACDHPSEMFGFVKEVFINFSKDWTMEKFYKELECVKRIFCGSKDVRGQRLHEIAHHIVARLFANKSDLPEVYSHIMSFLTETDSSKFKDTACSLKEQRKASTWIAMPSQDSAWLKSVHMEKAPRLERSDSLIHSHRDDRNEKRALESELMRSTQKEPVFDELESIVRMKQAEAKMVQARADDARREAEGLKCIAIAKNEKIEEEYTSKITKLRLAESEELRKQKFEEFQALERAHREYFNMKMRMEAGIKDLLMKMEATKQNFAM